In Flavobacteriales bacterium, one genomic interval encodes:
- a CDS encoding PQQ-dependent sugar dehydrogenase — protein sequence MPMLRLSHGDRYLVAKHHTIVLFFGVIAFITLAFVPDLFDPDSGLQDPEPVGPYLNGVFTDEAPTPGTDYATYTIENAFPNLTFNDPVKMLELPSNKFMVFSKSGYAWIFNNYPLASTKILVLNVNSQTQINEDGGMLGAALHPEYGQAGSPNAHYFYVWYRYHPIGDPRGQQAFMRLSRFTMNAAETYVNPASEYVLVQQFDRQNWHNGGDMFFGPDGFLYFAVGDEGGANDQYNRTQNINSWFFGGVFRIDVDMQGGSISHAIRRQPINGASPPSGWPNSFSQGYFVPNDNPWQDAGGGILEEYWAIGTRSPHRMTYDPPTGDIWIGDIGQSSREEISRVFIGANLQWPYREGDIAGPKAKPNPLIGVDQLPVYSYPRSFGQCIIGGYVLRGDKYPELDGKYIFSDHETQNIHTLELSPFGTAQNLQFLLNVPTEGSGSKDGISSFSLASDETLYILDLYGTNLDGGKIHKLVRVQHGVPSPPEQLSQLGVFTNMTTLETAPGIIPFTVNSPLWSDRAEKKRWMVIPNDGFHDSPSERIGFDPDDHWTFPAGTVMIKHFELPLNENNPSLTARLETRFMIYKNNGEAYGLTYRWNAAGTEAFLIEGEEIGEYTITLASGGTYEQTWNFPSRQQCMTCHTTASGFALGLKTHQLNGDLLYPSTGVTANQITTLSHLGMFDQAIPDVDELRRAKPLDDITASAEDRVMSYLDGNCSSCHRPNGVDGAFDARYATPLAQKGLVNEPTIGMNSPMGQFVIAPGDTLGSELWMRDSRPNGVANSMPPMGKEIVHNAYMSVLTEWIMTVDPVTYAQERTPLYIKVFLQGPYENGAMSDALRSTGLVPTDDPYPGLAMHTGNNATVYAHTLAATTERKVIDWLLVELRDSQTPTTVLQTFAALVLSDGTVIDPQGGPLMVPSSTGARFVAVRHRNHLGVMTATPVDLSTGAVVIDLTDPVTAVYGAEPLATMANGSKALWTGDVNRDGFIRYTGTENDRDRILSLIGGVVPTATVPGYLSEDLDLDGIVRYTGTNNDRDLILQNIGGVVPTNMRMEQLP from the coding sequence ATGCCCATGCTTCGCCTCTCCCACGGTGATCGGTATCTGGTCGCCAAACACCACACTATTGTCCTTTTTTTCGGTGTCATCGCTTTCATTACGTTGGCATTCGTACCCGATCTGTTCGATCCGGATAGTGGCCTTCAGGATCCCGAACCCGTAGGTCCATATCTGAATGGTGTGTTCACTGATGAAGCACCCACACCCGGTACCGATTATGCAACGTATACCATTGAGAACGCCTTTCCGAACCTGACCTTCAATGATCCAGTGAAAATGCTGGAGCTGCCCTCCAATAAATTCATGGTCTTCAGCAAATCCGGCTATGCGTGGATTTTCAATAATTATCCTTTAGCGAGTACGAAGATCTTGGTCCTCAATGTGAATAGTCAAACCCAGATCAATGAAGATGGGGGTATGCTGGGTGCCGCATTGCATCCGGAATATGGCCAAGCTGGGTCTCCGAATGCGCATTATTTCTATGTATGGTATCGTTACCATCCGATAGGCGACCCTAGGGGCCAACAGGCTTTCATGCGCCTCTCCCGATTCACCATGAACGCCGCGGAAACCTACGTTAACCCAGCATCCGAATATGTACTCGTACAACAATTCGATCGACAGAACTGGCACAACGGTGGCGACATGTTCTTCGGTCCGGATGGCTTCTTGTACTTCGCTGTTGGAGATGAAGGCGGTGCTAACGATCAGTACAATAGAACACAGAATATTAACTCTTGGTTCTTTGGGGGTGTTTTCCGCATCGACGTGGATATGCAGGGAGGTTCCATCAGTCACGCCATTCGCAGACAGCCCATCAACGGCGCTAGCCCACCTTCTGGTTGGCCGAACAGTTTCAGCCAGGGTTATTTTGTGCCCAACGACAATCCTTGGCAAGATGCAGGAGGTGGCATTCTAGAGGAATACTGGGCGATAGGTACGCGCAGCCCACACCGTATGACCTATGACCCGCCGACCGGAGATATCTGGATCGGGGATATCGGCCAAAGTTCACGAGAAGAGATCTCGAGGGTTTTCATTGGAGCCAATCTGCAATGGCCTTATCGCGAAGGTGATATTGCAGGGCCCAAGGCAAAGCCCAACCCTTTGATCGGAGTTGACCAGCTCCCGGTATACTCCTACCCGCGCAGTTTTGGCCAATGTATTATTGGTGGTTACGTGCTACGAGGTGATAAGTACCCCGAATTGGATGGCAAGTACATTTTCTCCGATCATGAAACGCAGAACATTCACACCTTGGAACTTTCTCCTTTTGGTACTGCGCAGAATCTTCAATTCCTACTGAATGTGCCTACAGAGGGCTCTGGAAGCAAGGACGGCATCTCATCCTTTTCACTAGCATCAGATGAAACACTGTACATCCTGGACCTTTATGGGACCAACCTGGATGGCGGAAAGATCCACAAGTTGGTCCGCGTGCAACATGGTGTGCCTTCCCCACCAGAACAACTTTCCCAATTGGGTGTGTTCACCAATATGACCACCTTGGAAACCGCACCGGGCATCATTCCATTTACCGTGAACAGTCCACTATGGAGCGACCGAGCAGAGAAAAAACGGTGGATGGTCATACCGAATGATGGGTTCCATGACTCTCCAAGCGAGCGTATTGGTTTCGACCCGGATGACCATTGGACCTTTCCTGCCGGCACGGTAATGATCAAACACTTTGAATTACCCCTGAACGAGAACAACCCTTCACTAACGGCGCGACTAGAAACCCGTTTCATGATCTACAAGAACAACGGGGAAGCTTATGGACTTACCTACCGTTGGAACGCAGCGGGTACAGAAGCCTTTTTGATCGAGGGCGAAGAGATCGGCGAGTACACAATAACCCTTGCCAGCGGTGGTACCTACGAGCAGACCTGGAATTTTCCGAGCCGACAACAATGCATGACCTGCCATACGACCGCGTCCGGGTTTGCGCTAGGCCTAAAGACCCATCAACTCAACGGAGACCTGCTCTACCCTTCCACTGGAGTAACTGCAAATCAGATCACAACGTTGAGCCATTTGGGCATGTTCGATCAGGCCATACCTGATGTGGATGAACTACGTCGTGCAAAGCCACTGGATGACATCACCGCGAGCGCAGAAGACCGAGTAATGTCCTACTTGGATGGGAACTGTTCTTCGTGCCATAGACCCAATGGAGTAGATGGTGCGTTCGATGCGCGGTATGCTACACCGCTTGCCCAAAAAGGCCTCGTGAATGAGCCGACCATAGGCATGAATTCGCCGATGGGGCAATTCGTGATCGCTCCAGGAGATACACTTGGCTCTGAATTATGGATGCGCGACTCCCGGCCGAACGGCGTCGCCAACTCAATGCCGCCCATGGGCAAAGAGATCGTACACAATGCCTACATGAGCGTACTTACGGAATGGATCATGACCGTGGACCCGGTGACCTATGCGCAAGAACGTACACCACTATACATAAAGGTATTCTTACAAGGACCCTATGAAAATGGCGCCATGTCCGATGCGCTGCGGAGCACAGGGTTAGTACCAACAGACGACCCATACCCCGGTCTGGCGATGCACACAGGGAACAATGCAACCGTATACGCTCACACCCTAGCGGCTACTACAGAACGCAAAGTGATCGATTGGTTGTTAGTGGAGCTACGCGATAGCCAAACCCCCACCACCGTACTGCAAACATTTGCAGCGCTCGTGCTAAGCGATGGCACGGTGATCGACCCGCAGGGAGGACCTTTGATGGTACCAAGTTCAACAGGTGCGCGTTTTGTCGCGGTACGACATCGGAACCACTTAGGAGTAATGACCGCAACCCCCGTTGACCTCAGCACAGGAGCTGTGGTCATTGACCTTACCGACCCGGTTACGGCGGTCTATGGCGCCGAACCTCTGGCTACCATGGCGAATGGTTCAAAAGCATTGTGGACCGGCGACGTGAACCGGGATGGCTTCATCCGCTATACCGGCACAGAGAATGATCGCGACCGAATATTGTCCCTCATTGGAGGCGTAGTACCAACCGCGACTGTCCCTGGTTACCTATCCGAAGACCTCGATCTGGATGGAATCGTCCGCTATACGGGCACGAACAACGACCGGGATCTGATCCTGCAGAACATTGGTGGCGTAGTACCGACCAACATGCGCATGGAGCAACTTCCTTGA
- a CDS encoding NYN domain-containing protein codes for MKKINDTTIALLIDGDNAAPKRLAAILEEVSKQGTITIRRIYGDWTTTGMTGWKDLLNSNAIQPVQQFAYTKGKNSTDSALIIDAMDILHGELVDAFCIVSSDSDYTRLATRIRESGLFVMGVGEKKTPDAFVKACERFIYVENLDIQEGPKQEATRAGRGKTSSVKQALSANAGLMRKMRTAFNIAKGEEEEVSLSLIGQALRRLDPGFDPRSYGHASLSSLVSALKDQLETRREEKGNMVMVRFKN; via the coding sequence ATGAAAAAAATAAACGACACCACCATTGCGCTTTTGATAGATGGGGATAATGCCGCGCCGAAACGCCTGGCAGCTATTCTGGAAGAAGTAAGCAAACAAGGCACCATAACCATTCGCCGGATCTACGGTGATTGGACCACCACGGGAATGACCGGTTGGAAAGACCTTTTGAATAGCAACGCCATCCAACCGGTGCAGCAATTCGCCTACACTAAAGGAAAGAACAGCACGGACAGTGCACTGATCATCGATGCCATGGACATTCTGCACGGCGAACTGGTCGATGCGTTCTGCATCGTGAGCAGTGATAGCGACTATACCCGTTTGGCCACCCGCATTCGGGAAAGCGGCTTGTTCGTAATGGGTGTAGGCGAAAAGAAAACTCCCGATGCATTCGTGAAAGCCTGTGAACGCTTCATCTATGTGGAGAATCTGGACATTCAGGAAGGTCCGAAACAAGAGGCAACACGCGCTGGTCGGGGAAAGACATCCTCCGTGAAACAGGCATTATCGGCAAATGCCGGACTTATGCGGAAAATGCGAACAGCGTTCAACATCGCAAAGGGAGAAGAAGAGGAGGTTTCGTTAAGTCTTATTGGTCAAGCATTGCGACGTTTGGATCCCGGGTTCGACCCACGGAGCTATGGGCATGCATCGCTTTCGTCCTTGGTCAGTGCATTGAAGGATCAATTGGAAACTCGCCGCGAGGAAAAAGGGAATATGGTGATGGTACGTTTCAAGAACTGA
- a CDS encoding histidine phosphatase family protein, producing MTLIQMKRQAFLVLGVFLLLAACTSTKPAEMPSLPDTVVYIVRHAEKADASPDTPLSTAGMARAEALADKLINEPISRIYATTLQRTQQTVALLAKAKGVAIVPLDPNDTDELVRRIKTDDPGQVIVVAGHSNTIPGIIQALNGTVVEPIEEHQFDRIYKVVLSADGTSRVDLLHFGVGTP from the coding sequence ATGACACTGATCCAAATGAAACGCCAAGCATTCCTAGTGCTTGGCGTTTTTTTGCTCCTCGCAGCATGCACCTCCACAAAGCCCGCTGAAATGCCCTCTTTACCTGACACCGTGGTGTACATAGTGCGCCATGCAGAAAAGGCGGATGCTTCTCCGGATACACCACTTTCCACTGCTGGCATGGCCAGAGCAGAAGCACTCGCAGACAAATTGATCAATGAGCCTATAAGCCGGATCTATGCGACCACCCTGCAACGCACGCAACAAACCGTAGCGCTGCTCGCCAAAGCCAAAGGAGTTGCCATCGTTCCATTGGACCCGAATGATACTGATGAGCTGGTGCGGCGGATCAAAACAGATGACCCAGGCCAAGTGATCGTTGTTGCAGGGCATAGCAACACCATCCCCGGTATTATTCAGGCGCTGAACGGAACAGTAGTGGAACCGATCGAGGAACACCAATTCGATCGGATCTATAAAGTAGTGCTTTCCGCAGATGGAACCTCTCGTGTGGACCTATTGCATTTCGGTGTGGGCACTCCCTGA
- a CDS encoding DUF2807 domain-containing protein has translation MKKIILVALVIGAWYFIFGKGNGIDLFWNSNNVKGTGDVVHKPVSVDAFHGITLQGSMDVVITPGNEQSVEIVAQQNIADLITTEVHDGIWVIATSEGFRTKEEFTVKIIVPTMDKVKIQGSGDVTGTGLFKADNVELKIEGSGDIQMTYEARSIKAKVEGSGDFVLKGSCTDLNIAIEGSGDVDSQGLQCMNARTNIAGSGDIVVNAVAVLDATIAGSGSVRYTGDPQVKKSIAGSGEVKRVD, from the coding sequence ATGAAAAAGATCATTCTCGTTGCGCTGGTCATTGGTGCGTGGTACTTTATTTTCGGCAAAGGGAATGGCATTGACCTTTTTTGGAATTCGAATAATGTTAAGGGGACAGGTGATGTAGTGCATAAACCGGTAAGTGTTGATGCCTTTCATGGGATAACGCTCCAAGGATCCATGGATGTGGTGATCACGCCCGGCAATGAACAGTCCGTGGAGATCGTAGCGCAACAGAACATCGCGGATCTGATCACCACCGAGGTGCATGATGGCATCTGGGTCATCGCTACGAGCGAAGGGTTCAGAACGAAGGAAGAGTTCACGGTCAAGATTATAGTTCCCACTATGGATAAAGTTAAGATCCAAGGCTCCGGAGATGTGACTGGAACTGGCTTATTCAAAGCAGACAACGTTGAGCTGAAGATCGAAGGCAGCGGCGATATCCAAATGACATATGAAGCGCGTTCGATAAAAGCAAAGGTCGAGGGATCTGGTGATTTTGTTCTGAAAGGCTCGTGCACGGATCTTAACATTGCGATAGAAGGTAGTGGTGATGTTGACTCACAGGGCTTGCAATGCATGAATGCAAGGACGAATATTGCAGGGAGCGGGGATATTGTGGTGAACGCCGTCGCAGTTCTTGATGCGACCATTGCCGGAAGTGGTAGTGTGCGGTATACCGGAGACCCACAAGTGAAAAAGTCCATTGCCGGTTCTGGTGAGGTGAAAAGGGTGGATTGA
- a CDS encoding MotA/TolQ/ExbB proton channel family protein, with the protein MSNEKSGKMNSLFVAIVFPLILIVAVCFYMFVLGDPANFQNNDPIHGHPIETNPGKLFGTIYKGGFIVPILISVNLIVLVFAVERFITLGRAKGKGRIDSFIVNVRQHLANDNIQEAIAVCDEQKGSVANVMRSGLEKYNTIFKDPEMDKETKINSIKQELEEATSLELPMLSKNMVILSTCASVSTLLGLIGTVLGMIRAFSALAAAGTPDATALSTGISEALINTALGVAGSAIAIIFYNYFSNRIDGITHGIDEAGFSVAKTLANHK; encoded by the coding sequence ATGAGCAACGAGAAGAGCGGGAAAATGAATTCCCTATTCGTAGCGATCGTATTCCCTCTTATCCTAATTGTAGCGGTGTGCTTCTACATGTTCGTGCTTGGTGATCCCGCCAACTTCCAGAACAACGACCCCATACACGGCCACCCGATAGAGACGAATCCCGGTAAGCTTTTTGGTACCATTTACAAAGGAGGATTCATCGTGCCGATCCTGATCAGTGTGAACCTGATCGTTCTGGTATTTGCTGTTGAGCGCTTCATTACACTTGGTCGCGCCAAGGGTAAAGGCCGTATCGACTCGTTCATCGTTAACGTGCGTCAGCACTTGGCCAATGACAACATCCAAGAGGCTATCGCGGTTTGCGACGAGCAGAAAGGTTCTGTAGCTAACGTAATGCGCAGTGGCTTGGAGAAGTACAATACGATCTTTAAGGATCCAGAAATGGACAAGGAGACCAAGATCAACTCAATTAAGCAGGAACTCGAGGAAGCAACTTCCTTGGAATTGCCGATGTTGAGCAAGAATATGGTGATCCTTTCAACCTGTGCCAGTGTAAGTACACTGTTGGGTCTTATCGGTACCGTACTTGGAATGATCCGAGCGTTCTCCGCACTGGCAGCTGCTGGTACCCCGGATGCTACAGCACTTTCTACCGGTATCTCCGAGGCCTTGATCAATACAGCTCTTGGTGTTGCAGGTTCCGCGATCGCTATTATTTTCTACAACTATTTCAGCAACCGTATCGATGGTATTACCCACGGTATTGACGAGGCTGGTTTCAGTGTAGCAAAGACCTTGGCCAACCACAAGTAA
- a CDS encoding biopolymer transporter ExbD: MAKLKMPKGTPALDMTPMVDLAFLLVTFFMLTAQFRPEEAVAVDTPASTSESSIPVNNMMTIIVDSAGRVFWDMTDLKVRQEVLVELGKLVNYTPSAEELQRFGNVGPVGIPLQEMKKFMALDSGSERKEFSNNYQGIPTDSLNNQLREWITFTRNIFRNGNDQGLDPVIALKADGNTNYSKVAEVIRIFQSPAIKISKFKMITDLESSRL; the protein is encoded by the coding sequence ATGGCTAAGCTGAAAATGCCCAAAGGCACACCCGCGCTGGACATGACGCCCATGGTGGATCTTGCGTTCTTGTTGGTGACCTTCTTTATGCTTACCGCACAGTTCCGGCCAGAAGAAGCCGTAGCCGTGGATACGCCTGCTTCTACTTCCGAGTCCTCCATCCCTGTGAATAACATGATGACGATCATCGTGGATAGCGCAGGACGCGTATTCTGGGATATGACCGACCTTAAAGTGAGACAGGAAGTGCTTGTAGAACTTGGGAAACTGGTGAACTACACACCTTCTGCGGAAGAGCTTCAGCGCTTCGGTAACGTTGGGCCGGTCGGTATTCCACTCCAGGAAATGAAGAAATTCATGGCATTGGATAGCGGAAGTGAACGCAAGGAATTCTCCAATAATTACCAAGGGATCCCTACCGATAGCCTCAATAACCAACTGCGCGAGTGGATCACCTTTACCCGGAACATCTTCCGCAATGGCAATGACCAAGGGCTGGACCCCGTTATTGCTCTGAAGGCGGATGGGAATACGAACTATTCAAAGGTGGCCGAAGTGATCCGGATCTTCCAATCACCGGCCATCAAGATCAGTAAATTCAAAATGATCACCGATCTCGAATCATCGAGGTTGTAA
- a CDS encoding biopolymer transporter ExbD, whose amino-acid sequence MAQVPEGGGGGGRHEKKRAKKGSTHIDMTPMVDLAFLLLTFFILTTTMYRPSSLQMTFPVPDENAVKNETKLSNAITLLLTGNDEVYYYFGEFILAGGEKPPTVLEKTDFSNVQKILVERNKETVTLLNDLAKQYNDKKLTEEEYTAKRRELKSKPDNLKAIIKTDKDAKYRNMIDMVDEMDISGIGSYGVMDSLKVGELQLLNATKGTL is encoded by the coding sequence ATGGCACAAGTACCCGAAGGTGGTGGAGGCGGTGGCCGGCACGAGAAAAAACGAGCCAAGAAAGGCAGTACACACATCGACATGACGCCGATGGTGGACCTTGCGTTCCTGCTTCTTACGTTCTTCATTCTTACCACTACGATGTACAGGCCCAGTAGCCTGCAAATGACGTTCCCGGTTCCCGATGAGAACGCGGTAAAGAACGAAACCAAATTGAGCAACGCGATCACACTGCTTTTAACAGGTAATGATGAGGTCTATTATTATTTCGGAGAGTTCATTTTGGCAGGTGGAGAAAAGCCACCGACCGTTCTAGAGAAAACAGACTTTAGCAACGTGCAGAAGATCCTGGTTGAACGCAATAAGGAAACGGTGACTCTACTGAATGATCTTGCCAAACAGTACAACGACAAGAAATTGACAGAAGAGGAGTACACGGCCAAACGCAGAGAGCTGAAGAGCAAGCCGGATAACCTTAAAGCCATTATTAAGACGGATAAAGACGCCAAGTACCGCAACATGATCGACATGGTCGATGAAATGGACATCAGCGGTATTGGTTCCTATGGTGTGATGGATAGCCTCAAAGTGGGCGAACTCCAATTGTTGAACGCAACTAAAGGCACCTTGTAA
- a CDS encoding energy transducer TonB has protein sequence MEYLILIGVLLVLSIIMAIDLSWTNVLAPARNEMVFADRHQDYGAFTLRRDYVRGLAIAVVGSLLFFGAAVSIPKVIAMMSGDEEVVAAKKIVDVDLDLFEEEKKEEPPPPPPIEPPPPVKVEVVQFTELVASDDPVEEPPPVMEELVETNVGTFNQEGEKIVAPPPPPPPVDEPTFDLASVQEQPEFPGGLEEMYKYLGKNTKYPAMEKDAAIQGKVYIEFVVSSSGAITDVTLKRGVSAGLDKEALRVVKSMPKWSPGKMNGKAVKVRYILPVVYTLK, from the coding sequence ATGGAATATTTGATCCTTATAGGTGTGTTATTGGTCTTGTCCATTATCATGGCCATCGACCTTAGTTGGACCAACGTCCTTGCGCCTGCGCGTAATGAAATGGTCTTTGCAGATCGTCATCAGGACTACGGTGCATTCACCTTACGCCGAGATTATGTGCGCGGGTTGGCCATTGCTGTGGTCGGGTCTTTGTTATTCTTCGGGGCAGCGGTTAGTATCCCTAAGGTTATTGCAATGATGAGTGGTGACGAAGAAGTTGTAGCTGCTAAAAAGATCGTGGATGTTGACCTTGATCTGTTTGAGGAAGAGAAAAAGGAGGAACCACCACCTCCTCCTCCGATAGAACCTCCTCCACCGGTTAAAGTAGAAGTGGTACAGTTCACCGAGCTCGTGGCTTCTGATGACCCCGTGGAAGAACCACCACCGGTAATGGAAGAACTTGTGGAGACCAACGTAGGCACCTTCAACCAAGAAGGAGAAAAGATCGTGGCTCCACCTCCGCCTCCTCCTCCTGTTGACGAGCCTACGTTCGACTTGGCATCTGTTCAGGAACAACCGGAATTTCCAGGTGGACTGGAGGAAATGTACAAGTACTTAGGGAAGAACACGAAATATCCGGCCATGGAAAAGGATGCCGCGATCCAAGGGAAGGTTTACATCGAATTCGTGGTATCCAGCTCTGGTGCTATTACGGATGTTACCCTCAAGCGTGGGGTTTCGGCAGGTTTGGATAAGGAAGCATTGCGCGTCGTAAAGTCGATGCCGAAGTGGAGCCCTGGAAAGATGAATGGAAAGGCCGTTAAAGTGCGTTATATCCTTCCAGTGGTCTATACACTGAAGTAG
- a CDS encoding substrate-binding domain-containing protein: MNTIFEFVQRKTISSVLLVSILFTACNEAPRDPNVDDSPTFGRAVILADEGFEKMLEDQLLVFNSTYQDAKVVVHYMPEAALVQAMMADSVRAVFGAFLPGGEQETYFRTRSLAVQKENVATDGIAVIVSPNSSLKKISNEQLVALITGEVVPGISEKVTLLFDRKGSSVPRTLVDSLLAGDVQRMKRGSAAEGIDDLVQRVASDTLLIGFIPFAEVSDEDDPACNALRAQIRMLPVSRTDTSAAYPPDQGTLKDGSYPLRRKVIMLVTEGKSGLGTGFASFVAGHKGQRIILKQGLAPERTPSRDIEIVQP; the protein is encoded by the coding sequence ATGAACACGATATTCGAGTTCGTTCAACGGAAGACCATCAGCAGCGTGCTTCTTGTCTCGATACTTTTTACGGCGTGTAACGAAGCTCCACGGGACCCGAACGTAGATGACTCCCCCACCTTTGGCCGTGCAGTGATATTGGCCGATGAGGGGTTCGAGAAAATGTTGGAAGATCAACTTTTGGTCTTCAATAGCACGTATCAGGATGCTAAAGTGGTTGTTCACTACATGCCGGAAGCTGCGTTGGTCCAGGCTATGATGGCGGATAGCGTGCGGGCGGTTTTCGGCGCGTTCCTTCCGGGAGGAGAACAAGAAACTTATTTCAGGACCCGAAGCTTGGCCGTTCAAAAGGAAAATGTTGCCACCGATGGTATCGCCGTCATTGTATCGCCGAATAGTTCCCTAAAGAAGATCTCTAATGAGCAGTTGGTCGCATTGATCACCGGCGAAGTGGTTCCTGGGATTTCGGAAAAGGTAACGTTGCTGTTCGATCGTAAAGGGAGCAGCGTGCCGCGCACCTTGGTCGATTCGCTTTTAGCGGGTGATGTGCAGCGCATGAAGCGCGGCTCTGCCGCTGAAGGAATTGATGACCTTGTACAACGCGTGGCCAGTGATACCCTTCTCATCGGTTTCATACCCTTCGCTGAGGTCAGTGATGAGGATGATCCAGCATGCAATGCGTTGAGGGCCCAGATCCGGATGCTGCCCGTATCCCGTACGGATACCAGTGCGGCATACCCACCTGACCAAGGCACCCTTAAGGATGGGTCCTATCCGCTTCGGCGTAAGGTGATCATGCTTGTTACTGAAGGGAAAAGCGGCCTTGGCACCGGTTTTGCTTCCTTTGTCGCTGGTCATAAAGGGCAACGCATCATTCTAAAGCAAGGCTTGGCACCAGAACGTACCCCAAGTCGTGATATTGAGATCGTTCAGCCCTGA
- a CDS encoding tetratricopeptide repeat protein: MKNLILATSLVAVTLSANAQTPLDLASKLTENERFEQATSAIMAVLAAEPTNGDAWFRLGENYYYNDKLDSAKYAYSRGVAVNPLMPLNAVGVAKVLQAQGKTAEARTAFDAAIANAIDKKNKMAKTMQAEVYREAAEGLTYGDVKDPATAVAFIEKSIELNPADPEAYIVKGDALFEQNPREASEPMANYKKAADLQRTSAKPVAKKAFMYYRAKNFDASITEYDNAIAIDPAYAPAYRGRAEAYYFKRDFTKATADYDKYLELNKGNESARVRYAQFLFLVEKYNESLDLISKLEEGGVKNKVLTRLKAYNYVELKDSVNAMPAIEAYMKEQPEDELIPSDLQYYGRAISMLGNDSLAGEKLLAAAKMKNSDPQLFMEAGGFFNKAKMYKRATEAYQGKTLSGKVEVNDYYYLGSTAQRAQEYAIADSAWAKYITYQPDIYQGYMGRARANVGLDPEKTTWQAKPFYEEVIRKMKPEEAAKSLADAEEANFYLAYYYYTSGDRGQAKCYFEKVSAINAGTGNTKIAMDMLTTKELKDLDPTPCELP, translated from the coding sequence ATGAAGAATTTGATCTTGGCCACTTCGCTCGTGGCAGTAACACTTTCTGCTAACGCACAGACTCCGCTGGATCTGGCATCAAAGCTCACGGAAAATGAGCGTTTTGAGCAGGCCACATCCGCTATCATGGCTGTTCTGGCTGCAGAACCTACGAACGGCGACGCCTGGTTCCGTTTGGGTGAGAATTATTACTACAACGATAAGTTGGACAGTGCCAAGTACGCTTATTCACGCGGTGTTGCGGTAAACCCACTAATGCCGCTGAATGCAGTGGGAGTAGCCAAAGTTTTGCAAGCTCAAGGCAAGACAGCTGAAGCAAGAACAGCGTTTGATGCTGCCATTGCTAATGCGATCGACAAGAAGAACAAAATGGCCAAGACCATGCAGGCAGAGGTCTATCGCGAAGCGGCGGAAGGGTTGACCTATGGTGATGTAAAAGATCCAGCGACCGCGGTGGCATTCATTGAGAAGTCAATTGAATTGAACCCTGCCGACCCTGAGGCGTACATCGTTAAGGGCGATGCATTGTTCGAGCAGAATCCGCGTGAAGCTTCGGAGCCGATGGCTAACTATAAGAAAGCTGCGGACCTTCAACGTACCAGTGCTAAACCGGTTGCCAAGAAGGCATTCATGTACTACCGCGCAAAGAATTTCGATGCGTCCATCACGGAATACGATAACGCAATTGCAATTGACCCCGCTTACGCTCCAGCCTACCGCGGGCGTGCGGAAGCGTATTACTTCAAACGTGATTTTACCAAAGCAACTGCGGACTATGACAAGTATCTGGAGCTGAACAAAGGGAATGAAAGCGCACGTGTCCGCTATGCTCAATTCTTGTTCCTTGTGGAGAAGTACAACGAGTCATTGGACCTCATCAGTAAGTTGGAAGAGGGCGGAGTAAAGAACAAAGTACTTACACGTTTGAAGGCTTATAACTACGTGGAATTGAAGGATTCCGTGAACGCGATGCCAGCCATTGAAGCTTATATGAAAGAACAGCCTGAGGATGAACTGATCCCGAGCGACCTGCAGTACTACGGTCGTGCAATAAGCATGTTGGGCAATGATTCCCTTGCCGGTGAAAAACTATTGGCCGCTGCGAAAATGAAGAACTCCGATCCACAATTGTTCATGGAAGCCGGTGGCTTTTTCAACAAAGCAAAAATGTACAAACGTGCCACTGAAGCTTATCAAGGAAAGACCTTGAGCGGAAAGGTTGAGGTGAACGATTATTATTATTTGGGATCTACCGCACAACGTGCGCAGGAATACGCCATTGCAGATAGTGCTTGGGCCAAGTACATCACCTACCAGCCGGATATTTACCAGGGCTACATGGGCCGTGCTCGTGCCAATGTTGGGCTGGACCCTGAGAAGACCACATGGCAGGCAAAACCATTCTATGAGGAGGTGATACGTAAAATGAAACCAGAGGAGGCGGCCAAGTCACTTGCCGATGCGGAAGAAGCTAATTTTTATCTTGCTTACTACTACTACACATCAGGTGATCGTGGTCAAGCAAAGTGCTACTTCGAAAAAGTGAGTGCGATCAATGCAGGTACCGGGAATACCAAGATCGCAATGGATATGCTCACCACAAAAGAGCTGAAGGACCTGGATCCTACTCCGTGTGAATTGCCTTGA